The following proteins come from a genomic window of Elusimicrobiota bacterium:
- a CDS encoding response regulator — MARLLVVEDEESNREFLKFVLENAGHTVEAAVDGQAALDAVAARPPELIVLDVMLPEVHGYEVCHRVKTNPKTARIKVIMLTAKAFPADRHQAKDVGADDFLAKPVDPSILVDHVNALLSGAKPSFF; from the coding sequence ATGGCGCGCCTCCTGGTGGTCGAAGACGAAGAATCCAACCGCGAATTCCTCAAATTCGTTCTGGAAAACGCCGGCCACACGGTGGAGGCCGCCGTGGACGGGCAGGCCGCCCTCGACGCCGTGGCCGCCCGGCCCCCCGAATTGATCGTCTTGGACGTGATGTTGCCCGAGGTCCACGGCTACGAGGTGTGCCACCGGGTCAAGACCAACCCCAAAACCGCCCGCATCAAAGTCATCATGTTGACCGCCAAGGCGTTCCCGGCCGACCGCCACCAGGCCAAGGACGTGGGCGCGGACGATTTTCTGGCCAAGCCCGTGGACCCGTCGATTTTGGTGGACCACGTCAACGCCCTTCTGTCGGGCGCCAAACCGTCTTTTTTTTGA